Proteins encoded together in one Pseudopipra pipra isolate bDixPip1 chromosome 23, bDixPip1.hap1, whole genome shotgun sequence window:
- the ROBO4 gene encoding LOW QUALITY PROTEIN: roundabout homolog 4 (The sequence of the model RefSeq protein was modified relative to this genomic sequence to represent the inferred CDS: inserted 2 bases in 1 codon) gives MAGAGMAGGWATALGLGLCLATLHHGGCHPPSAATAPQILAVLRDNFRLQPGDLVTTAGQALELDCVPPSGHPEPRVTWKKDGVTLDLVGDRYVVTNGKLRVAPAQRSDSGLYICVAANAAGKRESRGARVSVLEKPTIVRHPSDAVAVAGSTVELGCGAQGDPAPRVQWHKERGDLPWGRHEVDREHTLRIYAVTAADAGTYVCTAQSQLGTAAAAALLHVEDRLPTGRRDAAPRDLLAVRLHLDNGTALPTAAVRLRWRMLMPVPVPVSYMVLYRSLLPATTPWVQHDAGRELSTIIPALRRGYKYEFKVRPYTGGTQGSDSNSRHLWIPEEVPSAAPQQVTVGQAETGNGTVVVSWEPPPPEAHNGIIRGYQVWSVGEGWQRPTNRTVDGGTRSLETLLPHPGVEFCVQVAAFNGAGLGVPSNTTCGVLGLTAGSSGVVQALRQPAVIAAAGSMLWLALLALLLLICQRRASQDAAARRRLVAGDSPWLGGPWKPSCAPRNLSSSSSLSSRLLGSDSRDPHPSTLSLEPPSLGPPTPPNRSSPRGGHPPSLGDTGCCSGGHPGVHTSPSTPNPAPWEHIRKRELHQVHSTPALTAGPGHVPVTGSGGEWGTDFGPAARWPQRRGHEGDTTASVMDGGNGQLPVFSSPKPRRGSASLASGVTGSPATPPRPPHARHPPVTRSPATVCPRDTSPITRRPKDLSPSTGIPRDTPPLTQRPRDTPPTTESPRDVSLAMRHPQDLSLVTEHPKDMLWASRHPKDVSPVPRNPRDMSPATKHQRDTVLAIRYPEDTSLVTRCPRDPLPGTKCQRDMSPSTRHPKDMSPASRHPRDTSPGTRLPQEVSPGTRFPKEMSPATRHCKDKFLATRYHENMSPAMRHPRDTSPVTRHPEEMSPVTEHRRDKFLGTRYPEDMSPDTGHMRDTSSSTGHMRDTSPVTRHPEEVSTVTGHQRDMFLGTSYPKDMSPATSHTRDTLLETRHPRDMFLATRYPKDMSPDTRHPRDRSPVTGRLSPAFSDGVLTQQQVAEDLEMDQDTTCLRPPAPSTPQSFSPLHTYGYIYGPPASELGEEEGEEEEEEEEEEEEERTATRGSPGGSLLNGWGSVSEDNFASARCSLVSSCDGSFLLDASFARALAVAVDGLCYSLEDTDGPYRGPSPPPSPLERVFSPGVPTTTWDWGTTLGVPQRVRAEVPLGITQNGGQGSGTGSPWARAGGELGTGGTGAWRSPGCRMQQGQSXLGSAKIQFY, from the exons ATGGCTGGGGCTGGCATGGCGGGCGGCTGGGCGACGGCGCTGGGCCTGGGGCTCTGCCTTGCCACTCTGCACCATGGAG GCTGCCACCCCCCCAGCGCAGCCACGGCACCACAAATTCTGGCTG TGCTGCGGGACAATTTCCGCCTGCAGCCGGGGGATCTGGTGACCACGGCGGGGCAAGCGTTGGAGCTGGACTGTGTCCCCCCCTCGGGGCACCCCGAACCCCGCGTCACCTGGAAGAAAGACGGGGTGACCTTGGACTTGGTGGGTGACAGGTATGTGGTCACCAATGGGAAGTTGAGGGTGGCACCAGCGCAACGGAGCGACTCCGGGCTCTACATCTGCGTGGCGGCCAACGCGGCAGGCAAGAGGGAGAGCCGGGGTGCCCGCGTCTCCGTCCTGG AGAAGCCGACCATTGTGCGGCACCCGAGCGACGCCGTGGCGGTGGCTGGCAGCACCGTGGAGCTGGGCTGCGGTGCCCAAGGTGACCCGGCGCCGCGGGTGCAGTGGCACAAGGAGCGTGGGgacctgccctggggcag GCACGAGGTGGACCGGGAGCACACTTTGCGCATCTACGCTGTGACAGCCGCCGACGCCGGCACCTACGTGTGCACAGCGCAGAGCCAGCTgggcaccgccgccgccgccgccctccTCCACGTGGAGG atcGGCTGCCAACGGGCCGGCGGGACGCTGCCCCACGGGACCTGCTGGCTGTGCGGCTGCACCTGGACAACGGCACAGCACTGCCCACCGCTGCTGTCCGGCTCCGCTGGAGG ATGCTgatgccggtgccggtgccggtgtcCTACATGGTGCTGTACCGCAGCCTGCTCCCGGCCACCACCCCTTGGGTCCAACACGACGCAGGCAGGGAGCTCAGCACCATCATCCCCGCGCTCCGCAGGGGCTACAAGTATGAGTTCAAGGTCCGACCCTACACTGGAGGGACCCAGGGCTCGGACAGCAACAGCAGGCACCTCTGGATACCTGAGGAAG TGCCCAGTGCAGCACCCCAGCAAGTCACCGTGGGCCAGGCTGAGACGGGGAACGGCACCGTGGTCGTGAGCTGGGAGCCACCTCCTCCTGAGGCCCACAATGGCATCATCCGGGGCTACCAG GTCTGGTCAGTGGGCGAGGGCTGGCAGCGCCCCACCAACAGGACAGTGGATGGAGGCACCCGCAGCCTGGAAACCCTCCTCCCACACCCCGGCGTCGAATTCTGTGTCCAGGTGGCAGCTTTCAACGGcgcagggctgggggtccccAGCAACACCACCTGTGGTGTCCTGG GGCTGACAGCGGGGAGCAGCGGGGTGGTCCAGGCACTGCGGCAGCCTGCCGTCATCGCAGCTGCCGGCTCCATGCTCTGGTTGGCCTTactcgccctcctcctcctcatctgcCAGCGCCGCGCCAGCCAGGACGCCGCAGCTCGCCGCAG GCTGGTGGCCGGTGACTCACCGTGGCTCGGTGGCCCCTGGAAACCCAGCTGTGCCCCCCgaaacctcagcagcagcagcagcctcagcagccgACTGCTGGGCAGTGACAGCAGGGACCCCCACCCCTCCA CCCTCTCCCTGGAGCCGCCGAGCCTTGGCCCCCCCACGCCCCCCAACCGCAGCAGCCCCCGTGGGGGGCACCCACCATCCCTCGGGGACACGGGGTGCTGCAGTGGGGGGCACCCCGGGGTGCACACCTCACCCAGCACCCCGAACCCAGCGCCCTGGGAGCACATTCGCAAGAGAG AGCTGCATCAAGTGCACAGCACCCCGGCGCTCACGGCTGGCCCCGGCCATGTCCCTGTCACTGGAAGCGGAGGCGAGTGGGGGACAGATTTTGGGCCAGCAGCCAGGTGGCCTCAGCGAAGGGGACACGAGGGTGACACCACTGCTTCCGTGATGGACGGAGGGAATGGGCAGCTGCCAGTCTTCAGCTCCCCAAAACCACGTCGGGGCAGTGCTTCGCTGGCCTCTGGTGTCACCGGGTCACCAGCAACACCCCCGAGACCACCCCATGCCCGGCACCCACCAGTGACACG GTCCCCAGCCACCGTGTGCCCCAGGGACACATCCCCGATCACCAGGCGCCCCAAGGACCTGTCCCCATCCACTGggatccccagggacacacctcCACTCACCCAACGCCCCAGGGACACACCCCCGACCACTGAGAGCCCCAGGGATGTGTCACTGGCCATGAGGCACCCCCAGGACCTGTCCCTGGTCACTGAGCACCCCAAGGACATGCTCTGGGCTAGCAGGCACCCCAAGGATGTGTCCCCAGTCCCCAGAAATCCCAGGGACATGTCACCAGCCACCAAGCACCAGAGAGACACAGTCTTGGCCATCAGGTACCCTGAGGACACATCCCTGGTCACCAGGTGCCCCAGGGACCCATTACCAGGGACCAAGTGCCAGCGGGACATGTCACCATCCACTAGGCACCCCAAGGACATGTCCCCAGCCAGCAGGCACCCAAGGGACACATCCCCAGGCACGAGGCTGCCCCAGGAGGTGTCCCCAGGCACTAGGTTCCCCAAGGAGATGTCCCCAGCTACCAGGCACTGCAAGGACAAGTTCCTGGCCACTAG GTACCATGAGAACATGTCACCAGCCATGAGGCACCCCAGGGACACATCCCCAGTCACCAGACACCCTGAGGAGATGTCACCAGTCACTGAGCACCGCAGGGACAAGTTCTTGGGCACCAG GTACCCTGAGGATATGTCACCAGACACTGGGCACATGAGGGACACATCCTCATCCACTGGGCACATGAGGGACACATCCCCAGTCACCAGGCATCCTGAAGAGGTGTCCACAGTAACCGGTCACCAGAGGGACATGTTCTTGGGCACCAGCTACCCCAAGGACATGTCCCCAGCCACTAGCCACACCAGGGACACATTGCTGGAGACCAGGCACCCAAGGGACATGTTCCTGGCTACCAGGTACCCCAAGGACATGTCCCCAGACACCAGGCACCCAAGGGACAGGTCCCCAGTCACCGGGCGCCTCTCACCAGCGTTCAGCGACGGGGTCCTCACGCAACAGCAGGTGGCTGAGGACCTGGAGATGGACCAGGACACCACCTGCCTCAG ACCCCCGGCACCAAGCACGCCACAGTCCTTCTCACCACTGCACACCTACGGCTACATCTACGGGCCACCAGCCTCCGAGCTGGgcgaggaggagggggaggaggaggaggaggaggaagaagaggaggaggaagagcgGACGGCGACGAGGGGCTCGccaggggggtctctgctgaACGGCTGGGGGTCTGTCTCGGAGGACAACTTTGCCAGCGCCCGCTGCAGCCTCGTGAGCTCCTGCGACGGCTCCTTCCTCCTGGACGCCAGCTTCGCCCGCGCGCTGGCCGTGGCCGTCGATGGCCTCTGCTACAGCCTTGAGGACACTGACGGGCCTTACAGGG GTCCCTCACCGCCACCATCACCCTTGGAGAGGGTCTTCTCACCTGGGGTCCCAACCACCACCTGGGACTGGGGGACAACGCTGGGGGTCCCACAGAGAGTCAGGGCAGAGGTACCTCTGGGCATCACACAGAACG GTGGCCAGGGGTCAGGGACTGGCAGcccctgggccagggcaggtGGTGAGctggggacaggagggacaggagCATGGAGGTCCCCAGGGTGCAGGATGCAGCAAGGCCAGTC CCTTGGCTCGGCTAAAATCCAGTTTTATTAG